One genomic segment of Streptomyces liangshanensis includes these proteins:
- a CDS encoding sigma-70 family RNA polymerase sigma factor — translation MARDSGEARGVVVRDPARPDPRDPAGPDRSEPGVRRHADRSRHRLALTFDAFAAHHHRLWLRYAHTQVGSRAAAESVVESACARLLAYWPHVLLQESVAQYAWAVLKEEIARRRDAHEGPALVDTAAFDAAARKLLQHGTPDQFTVLEHEMGLYGAIARLPERQYDVVVLRYVLRVADEVVAEYLGIEVPTVRSHVRHARRRLARELGRAR, via the coding sequence ATGGCCCGTGACAGCGGCGAGGCCCGGGGCGTGGTCGTACGCGACCCGGCTCGTCCGGATCCACGCGACCCGGCGGGACCGGATCGGAGTGAGCCCGGCGTACGCCGGCACGCGGACCGTTCCAGGCACCGGCTGGCCCTGACGTTCGACGCCTTCGCCGCCCACCACCACCGGCTGTGGCTGCGGTACGCCCACACCCAGGTCGGTTCCCGGGCCGCCGCCGAGTCGGTGGTCGAGTCGGCGTGCGCCCGCTTACTGGCGTACTGGCCGCACGTCCTGCTCCAGGAGTCCGTGGCGCAGTACGCGTGGGCGGTCCTGAAGGAGGAGATCGCCCGCCGGCGGGACGCGCACGAAGGGCCGGCCCTCGTCGACACCGCCGCCTTCGACGCGGCCGCCCGCAAGCTCCTCCAGCACGGGACGCCCGATCAGTTCACGGTCCTGGAGCACGAGATGGGCCTGTACGGCGCCATCGCGCGGCTGCCCGAGCGGCAGTACGACGTCGTCGTGCTGCGTTACGTGCTGCGCGTCGCGGACGAGGTGGTGGCCGAGTACCTGGGCATCGAGGTGCCGACCGTGCGCTCGCACGTCCGGCACGCCCGGCGGCGGCTGGCCAGGGAGTTGGGACGCGCCCGGTGA
- a CDS encoding SAM-dependent methyltransferase — protein MTDGGAVDLELDRAHSARMYDYYLGGTTNFPADREGAARAMGAFPSILATARINRRFMHRSVRFLARSGMDQFLDIGTGIPTSPNLHEVAQAEVPHARVVYTDNDPIVLAHARALLHSHPAGRTAYVHADVREPKALLAADEIRTTLDLTRPVALSLNALLHFVTDDHGAHDLVEELKSALPSGSTLAIAHVTPEFDPEGIARLTEAYRASGTPGQARTREEITRFFDGWDLLDPGVIASHRWLPDPGDGRDGATDKEAACYVGVARKP, from the coding sequence GTGACGGACGGTGGCGCGGTGGACCTGGAGCTGGACAGGGCGCATTCAGCCCGGATGTACGACTACTACCTGGGCGGGACGACCAACTTCCCGGCCGATCGGGAGGGGGCGGCGCGCGCGATGGGCGCCTTCCCCTCGATCCTGGCGACGGCGCGGATCAACCGGCGGTTCATGCACCGCTCGGTACGCTTCCTCGCCCGGTCGGGGATGGACCAGTTCCTCGACATCGGCACCGGTATCCCCACGTCACCCAACCTCCACGAGGTGGCGCAGGCGGAGGTCCCGCACGCCCGTGTCGTCTACACGGACAACGACCCGATCGTCCTGGCGCACGCCCGCGCACTCCTGCACAGCCATCCGGCGGGGCGCACCGCGTACGTGCACGCGGACGTCAGGGAGCCCAAGGCGCTGCTGGCCGCCGACGAGATCCGCACGACGCTGGACCTCACCCGGCCGGTCGCCCTGAGCCTGAACGCGCTCCTGCACTTCGTGACCGACGACCACGGCGCGCACGACCTCGTGGAGGAACTCAAGTCCGCGCTGCCCTCCGGCAGCACGCTCGCGATCGCCCATGTGACACCGGAGTTCGACCCCGAGGGGATCGCGCGCCTCACCGAGGCCTACCGCGCCTCCGGGACGCCGGGCCAGGCCCGTACCCGCGAGGAGATCACCCGATTCTTCGACGGCTGGGACCTGCTGGACCCGGGGGTCATTGCCTCCCACCGGTGGCTTCCCGACCCCGGCGACGGCCGGGACGGGGCCACGGACAAGGAGGCCGCCTGCTACGTGGGGGTGGCCCGCAAGCCCTGA
- a CDS encoding glycoprotein, which translates to MKGYEDPPIEVLLDGAEVLVDTYDTYDTGTALRRIAERAGDRAEGAPPPPGSDAPPAPGNRAAAHEQAARDLDLAVALVLNAPEAAGCLAQLVDHDRIDPQGAVVFAALLHLTGHRDAAQFWWQFAAGGGNRTAAFCLFLVHQRRAEFRDAAHWRAESRRLAAPGRTPADGASPSAAALSSLLPEAVLHDLIGQCHRGRHPTLPAALESVVNRLRVDSADEDYGEVPQPDATLVTWPVGGTGKGAGDGVDDGPGAGPARTR; encoded by the coding sequence GTGAAGGGTTACGAGGACCCGCCGATCGAGGTGCTGCTGGACGGCGCCGAGGTCCTCGTCGACACGTACGACACCTACGACACCGGCACCGCGCTGCGGCGGATCGCCGAGCGGGCCGGGGACCGGGCGGAGGGGGCCCCGCCGCCCCCGGGAAGCGACGCCCCACCGGCCCCCGGGAACCGCGCCGCGGCGCACGAACAGGCCGCCCGCGACCTGGACCTGGCCGTCGCGCTCGTCCTGAACGCCCCCGAGGCGGCGGGCTGTCTGGCCCAGCTCGTCGACCACGACCGGATCGACCCGCAGGGCGCCGTCGTCTTCGCCGCCCTGCTGCATCTGACGGGGCACCGGGACGCGGCCCAGTTCTGGTGGCAGTTCGCGGCGGGCGGCGGCAACCGCACGGCGGCGTTCTGCCTCTTCCTCGTCCACCAGCGGCGCGCCGAGTTCCGGGACGCGGCCCACTGGCGCGCCGAGTCTCGCAGGCTCGCCGCGCCCGGCCGTACCCCCGCCGACGGCGCGTCACCCTCGGCCGCCGCGCTGTCGTCGCTGCTGCCCGAGGCCGTCCTCCACGACCTCATCGGCCAGTGCCACCGCGGCCGGCATCCCACGCTGCCCGCCGCGCTGGAGTCCGTCGTCAACCGGCTGCGCGTGGACAGCGCGGACGAGGACTACGGCGAGGTGCCGCAGCCGGACGCGACGCTGGTGACGTGGCCGGTCGGGGGGACGGGCAAAGGGGCGGGCGACGGGGTGGACGACGGGCCGGGGGCGGGACCCGCCCGGACGCGCTGA
- a CDS encoding hemolysin family protein, with translation MTGLQLTIGALTLLTNAFFVGAEFALISVRRSQIEPAALKGGRRARTTLWGLEHLSAAMATAQLGITISSLVLGAVAEPAIAHLLEPPFEAVGVPEGLIHPIAFVIALTLATYLHMLIGEMVPKNIALAAPAPTALLLAPPLIALTRALRPVIFGINAFANLLLRLLKVEAKDEVTSVFTDDELARLVKDSSEAGLLDPADGERLRDALELGTRPAGEVMVPLGRTVMVDHGITPQQLERTAASSGFSRLPVTGPDRTVLGYLHIKDALGAADRTGPFPRSALHTMVRVEIDTPLDDTMTAMRAAGTHLAAVTGDRGTVIGFVTMEDVLDELVGPAAGVQAAAG, from the coding sequence ATGACCGGCCTGCAACTGACCATCGGCGCCCTGACGCTCCTCACGAACGCCTTCTTCGTCGGGGCCGAGTTCGCCCTGATCTCGGTGCGGCGCAGCCAGATCGAACCGGCCGCGCTCAAGGGCGGCCGGCGCGCCAGGACCACGCTGTGGGGCCTGGAGCACCTCTCGGCGGCCATGGCCACCGCCCAGCTCGGCATCACGATCTCCTCGCTGGTGCTGGGCGCGGTCGCCGAGCCGGCCATCGCGCACCTCCTGGAGCCGCCGTTCGAGGCGGTCGGGGTGCCCGAGGGTCTGATCCATCCGATCGCGTTCGTGATCGCGCTGACCCTGGCGACGTACCTGCACATGCTGATCGGCGAGATGGTGCCGAAGAACATCGCGCTGGCGGCGCCCGCGCCGACCGCGCTGCTGCTGGCGCCGCCGCTGATCGCCCTCACCCGGGCGCTGCGGCCGGTGATCTTCGGGATCAACGCGTTCGCGAACCTGCTGCTGCGGCTGCTCAAGGTCGAGGCCAAGGACGAGGTGACGTCCGTCTTCACGGACGACGAACTGGCCCGGCTGGTCAAGGACTCCAGCGAGGCGGGCCTGCTCGACCCGGCGGACGGGGAGCGGCTGCGGGACGCCCTGGAGCTGGGCACCCGGCCCGCCGGTGAGGTGATGGTCCCGCTCGGCAGGACCGTCATGGTGGACCACGGGATCACCCCGCAGCAGCTGGAGCGGACGGCGGCGTCGTCCGGCTTCTCGCGGCTGCCGGTGACCGGCCCGGACCGGACCGTCCTCGGCTACCTGCACATCAAGGACGCCCTCGGCGCGGCCGACCGGACGGGGCCCTTCCCGCGCTCCGCCCTGCACACCATGGTCAGGGTCGAGATCGACACCCCCCTCGACGACACGATGACCGCGATGCGCGCCGCCGGCACGCATCTGGCCGCCGTCACCGGCGACCGCGGAACGGTCATCGGGTTTGTCACCATGGAAGACGTCCTGGACGAACTGGTCGGTCCCGCCGCCGGTGTCCAGGCAGCCGCCGGATAG